A genomic stretch from Triplophysa dalaica isolate WHDGS20190420 chromosome 4, ASM1584641v1, whole genome shotgun sequence includes:
- the btg4 gene encoding protein BTG4 isoform X1, producing MKEEIAATVFFIARLAKKRGKLDRVRREMFAVELTSVLFENYKSHWYPENPSKGQGFRCLRMNKAQLRDPIIASACCRSGIIYEDLCLPKEITIWVDPGEVSCRYGETSTPFCVTQLEGQKRDVEFSRRINNAVERASSDYHSGTSSDEESSNTSMSSSISTASSNPSVPEPKCIPTVSNPNSVYQFSEFGQPQPPQNWGPYPKRKPYVNEGYQPHSTGGPYPPHKSFKGYRPSYAFSGPRMDRYHWVSKNRS from the exons ATGAAGGAAGAGATTGCAGCCACTGTGTTTTTCATTGCGAGGTTGGCAAAGAAGCGTGGCAAGCTGGACCGTGTTCGCAGAGAGATGTTTGCTGTGGAACTAACTTCAGTACTCTTTGAGAATTACAAAAGCCATTGGTACCCAGAGAACCCATCCAAAGGCCAAGGTTTTAG GTGTCTAAGGATGAACAAGGCTCAACTCCGGGACCCGATTATTGCGAGTGCATGTTGCCGAAGTGGTATTATTTATGAAGATCTTTGCCTTCCAAAGGAAATTACCATTTGGGTAGATCCTGGAGAGGTGTCATGCcg GTATGGTGAAACATCAACCCCATTTTGTGTGACCCAGCTGGAGGGTCAGAAAAGAGATGTGGAGTTCTCTCGTCGGATCAACAATGCGGTGGAAAGGGCATCATCGGACTATCACTCTGGAACCTCCTCTGATGAGGAAAGCAGCAACACCAGCATGAGCAGCAGCATCAGCACTGCCAGCAGCAATCCTTCCGTTCCAGAACCCAAGTGCATCCCCACGGTCTCAAACCCCAACAGTGTCTACCAG TTCAGTGAGTTTGGGCAACCCCAACCCCCACAGAACTGGGGACCGTACCCCAAAAGAAAGCCTTATGTGAACGAGGGCTACCAGCCGCATTCTACAGGTGGGCCATACCCACCCCATAAGAGCTTCAAGGGCTACCGGCCTTCCTATGCCTTCTCTGGGCCAAGGATGGACCGATATCACTGGGTCAGCAAGAACCGCTCTTAG
- the btg4 gene encoding protein BTG4 isoform X2, with amino-acid sequence MFAVELTSVLFENYKSHWYPENPSKGQGFRCLRMNKAQLRDPIIASACCRSGIIYEDLCLPKEITIWVDPGEVSCRYGETSTPFCVTQLEGQKRDVEFSRRINNAVERASSDYHSGTSSDEESSNTSMSSSISTASSNPSVPEPKCIPTVSNPNSVYQFSEFGQPQPPQNWGPYPKRKPYVNEGYQPHSTGGPYPPHKSFKGYRPSYAFSGPRMDRYHWVSKNRS; translated from the exons ATGTTTGCTGTGGAACTAACTTCAGTACTCTTTGAGAATTACAAAAGCCATTGGTACCCAGAGAACCCATCCAAAGGCCAAGGTTTTAG GTGTCTAAGGATGAACAAGGCTCAACTCCGGGACCCGATTATTGCGAGTGCATGTTGCCGAAGTGGTATTATTTATGAAGATCTTTGCCTTCCAAAGGAAATTACCATTTGGGTAGATCCTGGAGAGGTGTCATGCcg GTATGGTGAAACATCAACCCCATTTTGTGTGACCCAGCTGGAGGGTCAGAAAAGAGATGTGGAGTTCTCTCGTCGGATCAACAATGCGGTGGAAAGGGCATCATCGGACTATCACTCTGGAACCTCCTCTGATGAGGAAAGCAGCAACACCAGCATGAGCAGCAGCATCAGCACTGCCAGCAGCAATCCTTCCGTTCCAGAACCCAAGTGCATCCCCACGGTCTCAAACCCCAACAGTGTCTACCAG TTCAGTGAGTTTGGGCAACCCCAACCCCCACAGAACTGGGGACCGTACCCCAAAAGAAAGCCTTATGTGAACGAGGGCTACCAGCCGCATTCTACAGGTGGGCCATACCCACCCCATAAGAGCTTCAAGGGCTACCGGCCTTCCTATGCCTTCTCTGGGCCAAGGATGGACCGATATCACTGGGTCAGCAAGAACCGCTCTTAG